In Ananas comosus cultivar F153 linkage group 7, ASM154086v1, whole genome shotgun sequence, the sequence AATCTTATCCAAAATAGAACTTCCACATCTccgaaagataaaaaaagtaaaaagaaaaaaaagtaaagaaaagaagaagaagaagaagagagaactGAATACAAGAAACCacctctgtctctctctctctctctctcctccattgggtttctcttctctctctccccctctccctctccctctccctctccctcttcgtATTATACTCCGGTGCGTGATCCTCAGATCCACAAAATGCGTTTCCTACGAAGGATCGCGGGGATCTTCGGGCTCGGGAGGGACGACGCCGCCCACAACGAGGGATCGGACGGCGCGGGCGAAGGGGGCGGCGACGATCGGGCGGCGGAGGGCGCCGCCAGGAGGCGAGGCTTCAGCGTCCAGGTCCCCGTCGCCGTCGatcgctccgccgccgcgggcggcggcggccccgtCCTCGTCCCCAGCGACCTCGGCGATGGCGGAGTCCAGGTACTAGAGCTCATCCTTGCAATTATGCGCTTAATCGACGATATTAGTTGATCTGTACTTGTTGATGTGTAGTTGAACCCTAACGCGTTCGATTTGAGTGATATGTGGTAGGATTTCGTGGTTTATAATCGTAACCTGAATCATATTGATAGGTTCTTCTTGGGCGTGTAATCGTTCAAGTTTATTTGAGTCTTTTccattaaattacaaatttaagtcCCTGAAGTTTAGCGCGGATTTATCAATTACATCCTCCGAGtttcaattaggtttatatttAACAAAGCAAATACTAAAAATGGTGCGGAGACTAAAGCAGGGGCTTAATTAAGTTTTATACGGAACGGATTGTTGCATACCATATACACGAATATCTTGACGTGAACAATGAATAGGTTTTGTTTTTCAGATCTATCTTGTGGTTCTGTTACATAAATTCCTGATTGTTCTCACGGTGTAcactgaaatgaatattttgaCTCTCTAAATGATTAATGTAAGCAAACAATACTTGATTTTATGCGAAAGCTTAACAGAACGAGAAGAGAATAAATTGTTGGCAGATAAAAATCTTATCGTTAGTTTTTCTTGGAATGAAAGAGTTAATAGATATGAATCATATGATGCAGGGTTGGAGCCTAGGTCTCAGGGTTTAGTCATAATATTTTCGGTCTTTCTTAGTTAATTATTGGTCTAGTTGAGCCGTACGTATGCCTAATCATGTTCAGAATCCAAACTGAGATGTAAAATGGGTCAATAACTCGGTAATTCGTTCAATTTGACTTGTTAGGATTCACTTGATTTAGATAAGGGCTCAGGTGTAAAGTAGGACCATTGGTCTCCTCATTTTGTTTGATGGGTTTAAAGTTTAGCGATTCTAGTTAGATTAAGATTTGAGATGGAATTTTGTAAATAAAGACCAATGAATTGAAATCTGGTGAAGTTAGGGTTTTACTCTAGCatattctttttctcctcttttttgtCAGGAGCAGTTCCTCTCTATTCTCTTCTTATCTTTGCTTTAACCTCCTACAGAAGCAAAATCTGATTGGGTTCTTCTATAATATGATGTGCTCACTTTTTACCTGAAGAGAGCAGGAGAAGAGATGAATGGGATTgattttcttcaattttaaaCATGAAAGAGTAGGCAAACGCTGTGAGTTGTTTAATTTTGTAAGATCTGAAGTATAATGGTGAATTTCTTGTTTTTATTGAAAGTGAATGTGTAGCACTACGAAGAAATGCAACGGGAAGAGAGGCAACAAACCAGTCCATCATGACACTAAAAGTAGTGTTTTAATACATTAACCTTGTTTGATATTGGACGTTGTTTGTTTGGTGCCGCTTTTACTTCTATTTTCTGCTCAAGAGAAGCCACATCCAATAGCTTGTTCTGCAAATAAAGCTAGTCTACTCCTTTTGTCTCAACAAGTACACCTTATAACAGGGCCAAACAGGCCCCAAAACCCACAATAGATTGCCTATAGTATACCTAGAAATATATGAGAGCACTTTTACACTAACACATATTAATCTAAATAAGATTAATGATATGCCCTAAATTTTGACGCCTTCCTATTGTATCTATAGTGCCTGTAAACTTGTTCAGCAAGTAATTCATACTATCTAGTTggaaagagggggaaaaaactAAAGCATTGTTGCCTGGATCCGGGTAACGTGATCATCTGTAGACCGCCCATCCCATCTTCCTCCACCCCATCTTTGCTTTGAATCCCTCATTGAACGACTAGCAGATTTtcttgatttgaatttttttttatttttatatggaaGTGACTTCGGTGGTTAGGTGGTTAGGTGGTTAGGTTCGATCTATGAGATGAGATGCAGGGAGATGAATGTGATGATCACGACTCACAAGTTGGCATTAGGTCCAGCTAAGGGATAAACCACCGTGTTTGCTTTGGTTCAGAAAGTAAAATTTGTACCTacattttggtaaaaatatggATAACCCTTTGTTCAAACTAgtagtttaaaaaaaagtagACTTGTCCATCAAAGTTATTGCCTTCAATACTTCTTCCAACTAAAGTCCATGCTTTTCTAACTATTGCATCTTATATTTCTTGTGTTACTGAACCTGTCGAAATCTTTACCATTGCCGTGTTTGTAGCCGTAAAATTGGGAATGTTTGTCCAATTCGTTGCATGTTTTGAATTTAGTTAGCAGCGCTGCTCATATCCTGCGTCTTAACCTTTCTTGAATCAGGGGTTCAAGTGGTACACGAGAAGACTAAGAATCGACGAGGATGGCGATGTGGCGGATGAGTTCTTGGATGAGATTTTGCCGGAGATCTCCAGCGACAGCAGCAGGACGCAGATAGCAGCGGCGCCTAAATTCCAGGTGAAGTATAACACCAGACCCATCGCCCTGGCGGTGAGAAAACAGACAGTCGCGCCTAACGGGAATATTTACCAAAGTTTGGAGCACCAAGGTCAGCTAAAATGggtatgaaaaaagaaaaaggaaaaaattgcCCTAATTCCGTTAGTTTTAGCCTTCACGTGGAGAATTTGGAGTTTTGGACGACGCCGACTGTATGGGGCAAAAAGGGCAGTGAAATTCTAATCAGTGGTTGTTCTCGGAGTTCGATCAATGTGTGAAGCGAAAAACTGATACTACTGCTCCGCGAAACTAGCGGATTGTTTTACTGATATGCGATTGAAATTGATTCGGGGGATTTGATCGGATAGAAGTGTATTTGGGAAAATTCGGTCATTGTAGACTTTCCGATACTTTGGAGCTTCGACATCGTCGGAGCTTTTCGTGTTTGTATTATTGATTAATGATGTGACAGAACCTTTATTCAAAAAAGGATGCTCATAAAGATTGTCATTTCAGTACAGTTGTTTTCTGTAGAACCtgaattttttattactttgtTTGGTTGTCGGGGCAAGTTATCTCGCGATATAATGAGGTTTCTTTTGAGCAGGAACGAAGTCAGAAATTAAAATTCGGAGGATGGGCAAAATTTAGacttgatagaaaaaaaattcaatctcagataataagaaaagaaatttgTCAGATTCATCGAACAATTATTACTGACAATAATAATGACAATATATTTAAAGAGGAGCAAGACAGTAAGAGTTGAAGAAAAATGACcaacaaatttgaaaaaaaaaaaaaattgaaacacaaattttattaaaaaaattaatttggccccctaaaattaaaatttataatattttaatttttattacaaagaatttttatataatttttaaaaagtttgggAGGGTCATGGTCACTGTGGGCCCCTTAATGGCTTCGCCCCGCTAGTTTTGAGTAACTCCATGCAACACAAGTTATCGCTGAATAACTTTTTTTTCGATAACCAAACGTAATCGGATCGAAGTTTTTGAATGTTTATGATTATGATATAAATGTTGTTTGGCCTTGTGATTAAGAACTATGAAGTGtaacaaattttattgataacttttgaaaaattcaactactacattttttttttttttttaaaccctaCTTGCTCTAACCAAATTTATCTTCTCTGCTGACTCAAAACAAAACATGCATGCAAAGAACCTTCTCCTTTTCAGAAACACTACGAAAAAGAGAAACCGAAAGACGAAAACGGAGATTGGATGAACCGACATGAGCTGCAGGAACAAGAACTAACATCACTCCACCGACGCCGTGATCCCGAGCGCGATCGACGCGAGCTTCCCGTAGTCCCGGTCGTCGGCCACCACCGACGACAGCCCCTTCGCCCCCTCCAGCACCTTCTCGCAGCTCTCCGCGGCCGTGAGCGAAGAGGTGAGCAGATTCGTGGCCTTGTCGTAGAGCCTGGCATTCAGGTTGTCGAGCGCGTTGCGGAGGCTGTCGACGGCGTCGGAGTAGACCTCCAGGCAGGAGCTGAGCCTCTCCTTTACGGAGGGGGTCGGCTCCAGGTCGATCAGGTCGTCGATCTTCGACTCGGTGCTCGTCGCGTGGTCGATGGCGAGCTTGACCGCCACGGCCGCGAGGCCGTGGAGGTCGGCGGAGTGGCTGCGGGGGTCGGAGCCGAGCGCGGAGATGCAGTGCTGGAGGGAGACTGCCGAGTGCTTGTCTGCGGCCGACTTGCAGGCCTCCTCGACGCTGGCGGGTGTCGCGCAGGTCTGGCGGAACGTCGGAGTGGCGCGCCGGAGCGGGAGCGAGAcgaggaggatgaggatgagagagagagggacgtagagagagaagagattcttcatttttttttttttgattgagtagagagagagagagagaaagtgtgtgtgtgtaggaGAGAAGTGTAAGCTCGTTGGTGTGTATTTATACATTGAGTAGGGTGGAGGGGACTTGTTCCCTTTGAATAGCTCCTGAACTCGGCGCGAGAGGCGCCGAGTTTAACAGCGAGAGGTGGCGTTGGCCACTCGTTAGCTACAAATCAGGGAGTGTAGGAAACGTTTTAGTACATACGTAGCTGAGGCGTGTAAAATGGGCCGAATTGGGCCCAATATCTTGGCCCACTTATTCTAGGCGTCGAAAATCTGTAGACCCAACTAAGCCcattaaaaatttgatctttgtACTGTTTGTAGATACCGGATAGAGTCATCTTAAATATGAAAacttttatatttgatatcttaaaaatagtatatgtaacccccgaaaaaaaaaaaaataaaaaaattcaaaagttcatCATCACTTATTATAGCAAGGAAAAGGTGTAATAGAGGCTTCTATAAAAAGgaggcacaaaaaaaaaaggatttttgtTGCCGAAGAATTAATATGTCacaattttgctatttttatgtacaaattttaactttaaatacATCTACCGTGCATGCGaagaagataatatatatatattattaattgtactgGGGAAAAATCTGATGGaatttatgaaataataattGAGCAAATCCTGTACCAGTAGAGAaaagctaaaattaaatttaaatttgaggggGTCATTTCTAAAATCCTACAGATGAGGGGCCTTAATGCATTTGTCCCTCGTCCCCCCTCTAAACCctctttcgttttttttttgaaaagcacAACATTACATTACAAAGGAtaagagaggggagagggagggggggaGGAGCACTACACATTCCTCCTACTGAAGAAGAAGGAGTCGGCGATGGGGAGCCTTCGCACGGCGATGGACGCCGACTTCTACGACCTGGACGTGGCGTCGCCGCAAACCCTAGAGGGCTCGGCCCGGTTCGTCCCGGGCGAACCGGCCCCGCCCGGCCTGGCCCGGTCGAGCCGGACCGTGCGGGCGCAGCAGCTCTCCTTCCTCCGCAACGCGTTCCCCCTCGGCGTCGTCCCCTCCCTCGCCCCCCCCACCACCGCCTCCCACAACGAGCTCGGATCCCTCGCCCTCCACTCCCTCTTGCTCGGCCCCTCCGCCTTCAACTGGTAAGGGTTCGTGTGCATGGATGAGGCCCGTGAGGGTTCTTgggggttttcttttttttttttttagcgagAGAGATTGGGGGATTTGGTGCGGATTTGGGGGTTTTTTGTGGCGTTTTGGGGTGTTTGATATTtggggaaaattttttttttcctttcccctTCAATCTCTCTTCAATTTGGTGCGTTTTCGAAGGGTATGTGCGATGAAAATTGTGGAAACATCTTGTGATTTTGTTCAAATTTGGGCTTTTTTGTTTCGAAATGTTCGGTTGATTTTATTGATAGTATTATGGGAATCTGGGAATTTTGCTTTATGGctttttagattttgaaataaatagatCAGTTTTTTGCCTGGTTCGAAATGTGTGTGTTTAGTGATGGAATTGTGGGGATTTGGGATATTAGGGTTTATGGGTTTTGGTTCTCTTGTTGTTTGCTTAAATGAGTGTGTGAGAGATTGAATTTTTGTAgtttttatcttatatatagagagagagctcaaTGTTGGAATTCccatttaattttgattaatgGTGCAATTGAGACTAATTAAGTGTTTGGTATCACAAGCaatgtaattttttataatttgttatTGCTGGTTCGCCATTTTTTAGATGCTAATTCCTTGTTGGTTTTTGTTATCTTGTTGTTTGATGATGTAAGTGTgagaaaagataaaatttttcatctatttattttttggaacATGAACTAAATATATGTATCTGCATTAATAAGAAGCCAAATTTGATTCATAACTTTGACTTATGAGCCTTTGATTGGATTAAATGAATGTGGCCCAACCCCTAGAATGCTAATGAATGCTTTGATAATTGTTTCTTAAACTGCTTTTAGGTGGACTGCATTAGTAGGGCAATTTCGGCCGAGAAAATTGATATCTAGTATCAAGAAAGAAGTGACGATAGGTGACGAGCTCGAACTACCATCGTTCAAAGATGTCGCGAAGCACTTCCTGGATAAGTCGCTCTATGCGGTCGGTTTGTTCTCGCAACTCGCTCTCACGCCCGATACGTCCTTGCTTTTTAATGTGGAAAAGCACGGTGAGAAGAAGAGGCGGCGGTCGAAAGTAATGCTCCTTCATAAGGTAAGTTACTAAATATGCGTGACATGCTTTTTATTGCATTGCGATGTATTAgcttactctttttttcttttccgaaCATTACGATTTGTTGGAATACATAGAGGATATTTGTCATACCCGTAGCGATCATTATCGtattttacttgtttattacGCAGCTTCCTAATCATGATGTCACAGTAGAAGCAGTAACGCCGGAGCTATTCCTGGACAGTGAAGGGACTTATTGGGAAGTTCCAACATCATTATCACTAAACATATCGTCTCTGATATCTGATTCCGGATTCAGATACCGTTTTGGCTTACAAAAGAATGAGGGGCAACCGGAAGCTCTTAATTCGCCTTCCCAAGATGTACCCTTATCTCTGTTGCCCGGAATTTGTGCTAAAGCCGCCTTTTCCATTGAGAGGAGCAGAGACATTTGgcgagaaaaggagaaaaagaaagttaGAGGGAGAATGATGGAGAAGGAACCTGGTTGGGTGTCTTCATATGACGTACGACTTAGCGAACCTCATGCAGCAATATCGGGAATTGTCGGTACGAACGCATCCTTTGacattctttttcttaaaaagtgATGTTGCTTTGCCAACTTGACAATGTATTAAAGGAATTTTTTTAAGCTTATATTTACTCGGCAATTGTTTTGTTCGAAAAGTTGGGGACCAAACACGAATTCTCCTAGCAAATTCGCCCTATAAAGTATAACAAACTGTTTCAAATTCGATGATATGTGTTCATTCATGCTTATGCTTGATTCGCTCTTTCCTAAATAGCCATCTTACTCTTACACACATACTATTAGGTGGCACGTGTACGGCATGGTTCGGAGGAAATGGGAACTCAGATCCTAGTTTGCCAACTCAATCGGGAGAAGTTGAATCCGATCGCCGTATAACTACCAGTACTAAAAAGAGGAACCCATTTAGTGCTGATTTATTCGGTTCTTTATGCTACACAATTCAGCGCGGAAAATTCAAGAATGATTTCAATGACCTCACGCGAATTGATGCTCGCTTGGACATTTCTTCAGCTTCGGCATTCATCAGGGACGCCGCTCATCTAATATCTGATATTACCAGGGGCCGGGTTGTACGAGAAGTGGATCCTCTTGCTTCCCCAAGGCTTCATGTTGTTCTTCAGCAACAGGTACTTTCACCTTGTACTTATTCTGATATAAGCTCGTCGAGCTATGACAATTTGATGAGAAGTACGTGATGAACAGGGCCGAAATGAAATTATACTGCAAAACATAAATACTACCACTGAAAAgtttttctcaataaaatttatatttctgcAAGATTTCTTAGGCATAATTGGTCTACGGCCTGGTTTGGATGCTGGAGCAAGTGTTGTGATAATAAATTGTATACTGTAGAAGTTAATCTTCGGAAAATATTGTGTCAAACACGCTTTCCTCATAATATGCGCGGTTCAACGTTTATGAAAATTACAAGCTAAATTTTAGCGGCATATATGGGATGTATTTGATACAAACACAAGGGCGTCTAGGATTTTTCGAAATTACAATAACTTGGGAGTGAGGTTTTCCTTGAATTGTGCGAATTATTTGTATCAAATGAGTTCTTCATTTCGGCAGGTGGCGGGGCCTATCGTCTTTCGGGTGGATTCGAGGATTGCAGCAACTTCCCCTTCTGGGAGGCATGCTCCGTGCGTTGAAGATGTAATCTGCGGCTTGAGCTACTCTTTTAGGATGCTGCAATCTGGGAAGATCTTAGCTTGGTTTTCGCCCAAGAGGAAAGAGGCGATGATCGAGCTCCGGCTCTTCGAGTTCTAAGCCGCGCATTTTTGTTTTCGTTGTCGCCGTATTTATCTTGTTGTAGTTTCTTGTTGATTTTCTATTGAGAAAACTGCAGGCTTAGATGCCTAGTGCCTAATATATCTCAAATGTTTGCTTGGTATGGTCACTAGTTTGGTTTTTTCGCTTTGAAGGAGTGTTTTTCgtgaaaatgaaaatcaaaaatcaaaagagCGAATAATCGTATGGCTTCACCTTATAATGAATTCAGAAACATGGGTATTTGAAAAATTGGGGTCcaagttttaaaagttttaattcagTACCTAATCTAACAAAATATTCCATTTCTTAACAGTTTATTTCCAGCAAAAGAAAGAATGTTACGAACGTAGAAttgcaaaattttgaagttgagaTACCTTTCTCAAAAAACTGTGAGCGCAAGCAGTAGAGttactactattttttaaatcacatataCCAAATACAAGATGAGTTACAATTGAGGTAAAAGCAAGAACATCTTAAGCCATCACAAATTGACAACAAatgcataataataaaagaaaatgtgcTGCGATTTTAGAACAAGACAATaccaccaaaaaaagaaaaaagaaaaaaaaaaaggcaaccaTGAAAATGTTATAAGTGCTGTATTTTAAAAACGTAGATTTAAAGATGTTTCATCTTGTATACAAACTTGTTATTTTTTCCGACGAAAATAAAACTCAGTCCACTCTGATCACATGTGAACAAGATGTAAACATTCGAATACACCAAAAATGCCAAAAATCTCTTCAATCCGCTTCGCAGGACGAAGTGCACGCTTACATCATTTGTCacgggaaaaggaaaaaaaaaaaaaagaatcaccaAATTCTGTCCTGTAAGCTAGCTATTACCTTTCAGTGGACTCTGAAGAGAGAACACGCTTCCGGCCGAATGAGGGCCTGGAGAAGGCGCCGTAATTGGTTCGAAAGAAGGAATTTCGGCCCCACTCGGTTCTTCGGTGTCATCGTTTTTCCTCTCATTTGCACCTTCCCTTGGGTGAGTACCGCCtgctgaatataaaatattaaaacgtCGTTAtgtaacagcttaagctttttgAGAAATTCACTTAGCTTACAAATCACCTTGGGATGGTGCGGCATTAGGGTTATGGAAACCAAGTTGCTTGTATATAGTTAGGGCTTGAGCAATCATGGAGGAAGGGTTTCCGGTGGCACTAGGAAGCAACATTGTGG encodes:
- the LOC109712314 gene encoding uncharacterized protein LOC109712314 translates to MRFLRRIAGIFGLGRDDAAHNEGSDGAGEGGGDDRAAEGAARRRGFSVQVPVAVDRSAAAGGGGPVLVPSDLGDGGVQGFKWYTRRLRIDEDGDVADEFLDEILPEISSDSSRTQIAAAPKFQVKYNTRPIALAVRKQTVAPNGNIYQSLEHQGQLKWV
- the LOC109713387 gene encoding putative invertase inhibitor, producing the protein MKNLFSLYVPLSLILILLVSLPLRRATPTFRQTCATPASVEEACKSAADKHSAVSLQHCISALGSDPRSHSADLHGLAAVAVKLAIDHATSTESKIDDLIDLEPTPSVKERLSSCLEVYSDAVDSLRNALDNLNARLYDKATNLLTSSLTAAESCEKVLEGAKGLSSVVADDRDYGKLASIALGITASVE
- the LOC109713341 gene encoding protein TRIGALACTOSYLDIACYLGLYCEROL 4, chloroplastic codes for the protein MGSLRTAMDADFYDLDVASPQTLEGSARFVPGEPAPPGLARSSRTVRAQQLSFLRNAFPLGVVPSLAPPTTASHNELGSLALHSLLLGPSAFNWWTALVGQFRPRKLISSIKKEVTIGDELELPSFKDVAKHFLDKSLYAVGLFSQLALTPDTSLLFNVEKHGEKKRRRSKVMLLHKLPNHDVTVEAVTPELFLDSEGTYWEVPTSLSLNISSLISDSGFRYRFGLQKNEGQPEALNSPSQDVPLSLLPGICAKAAFSIERSRDIWREKEKKKVRGRMMEKEPGWVSSYDVRLSEPHAAISGIVGGTCTAWFGGNGNSDPSLPTQSGEVESDRRITTSTKKRNPFSADLFGSLCYTIQRGKFKNDFNDLTRIDARLDISSASAFIRDAAHLISDITRGRVVREVDPLASPRLHVVLQQQVAGPIVFRVDSRIAATSPSGRHAPCVEDVICGLSYSFRMLQSGKILAWFSPKRKEAMIELRLFEF